The sequence below is a genomic window from Methylotuvimicrobium sp. KM2.
CGCCGGGGTGCTCGGCTAAGGCTTTGCCGGCATGGAGCTGGCATAGAGCCTACATGGATGTATTCACCCAGCACCTAAATTCCATAGCCTTTTGGCTATGGTAACTATCTTGCATAATTTAGGTGCTGGGTTCACGGCGTCCTTTGACGGGCACCCCGGTGCCGAATTTTGATCTGCGATGGGTATATACTGAAAAATCATTCGACTTCATTGAATGTGCTGAGTGAATTCGCCCATGTAGCCCCTATGCCGAGCACTCCAGGCAAAGAGCCAAATCACCCAGGCATTACAACCACCCCAAGTCCGCAATGACCAGAAGTATCAACCCCGACATAAGACCGGCCAAAATATCATCGAGCATGATACCTAAGCCCCCGCTTACCTTGCGATCGACCCAGATAATCGGCCAGGGCTTCACGATATCGAACAACCGAAACAACACGAAACCGACAAGCAACGCAGACCAACTAAACGGCACCCAAAGCATCGTTACCAACAAACCCGCAACTTCGTCCCAAACGATACCGCCGAAATCATGTTCGCCTAATCTCTTAGCAGCCATTCCGCAAATTCCGACGCCTGCGACCACGGCCGCCAGCGTCAAAGCGTAATAAAAATAATTACCGGCTAGCGCAAACAGCCAACAAACCGGAATGGCCGCCACCGTTCCCATTGTTCCGGGCGCTTTTTTAAACAAGCCTGAACCGAAACCGAAAGCCAAAAATAACACCGGATCGGTCAATATTGTCTTAGCCGTTAATTCATTTTTGCCTATTTTATCAGTGAGAAAAATGCTCAAAACCTTGTACCCTCAACAATTCCGTCGTGCCGAAACGATGAATTCTCAGTCCCGGACTATCCTCGATAACGCCGATACGCGTAAAGTTTTCTGTCAATAATTCCGCTTTATCAGCCGGCACGGTAAAACATAATTCATAATCGTCTCCGGCACGCAGCGGCATAGTCCAATCGCCGGTTGCCTCGATATAGGCCTTGACCGCATTCGACAACGGCAAACCCTCCCAATCCAGACACGCGCCGACGCCGCTTTGTTTCAAAATATGACCTAAATCTTGCGCCAAACCGTCGGACACATCGATACAACTTCGCGCGATATTCCGCAATACCAAGCCTTCCTCGACACGAGGTTTCGGCCGGTTAAAACGCTCGAGCGCAGCCTGCTGCCGCGAACAACTAAAATGTCCTTGGGCAATTTTTAAACCCAAACCGGCATCGCCGAGTTTACCGGTCATATAGATACCATCGCCGGCGCGCGCGCCCGAACGCAGCAAAGCCTGCCCCTCCGGAACTATGCCCATGGCCTGTACCGTTAGCGTCAATGGGCCGGATGTCGTATCCCCACCGATTAGATCGATGCGATAATAAGCGGCCAATCCGAAAAAACCTTCGGCGAATCGTTCGAGCCAGGATTCGTCGACATCAGGCAATGTCAACGCCAAGGTTACGGCAATCGGCTCGGCGCCCATCGAGGCCAAATCGCTCAAATTGACTGCCAGTAATTTGTAGCCTAAATCATAGGGATCGGTACCGGCCAAAAAATGCACATTCTCGACCATCGTATCGGCGGTTATCGCTAATCGATAACCGGCCGGCACGCTTAACAAGGCGCAATCGTCTCCGATACCCAACTCGGTTACCGCATTCGACGATTTTTTTACGGCGAAAAAACGCTCGATCAGATCGAATTCAGCCGTTGGCATCCGAAGCTTTTCGATTTTTTGCTTGGATTTCCACAGCTCGTTTTTGCTGAGCGACTTTATCGAGTATGCCGTTGACATAACGATGACTACCATCGGCACCGAAGCATTTGGCTAGATTGATACTCTCGTTAAGTACCACACGATAAGGCATGTCGAGCCGATTCATCAGTTCATACACGCCGATTCTCAAAATCGCCCGCTCGACCGGATCGATCGCCTCGACCGGACGGTCGACGAATTGCATCAACGTTTCGTCGATCACATCGAGGCTTTTCGGGATGCCGTGAAACAATTCGTTGAAATAGCTTTTTTGAGCATCTTTCAAGCGTTCTTCTTCCAAAAACTGCATTTCGATCGCGCTGAGGTTTTGACCGGTCATTTGCCACTGATACAACGCTTGCACGGCGGCTTTTCTCGCATTGGTACGCGCTTGACTCATCAGGCTTCCAACTGCTGGAACAAATTAACCATTTCCAATGCCGACATTGCCGCTTCCGCGCCTTTGTTTCCGGCCTTGGTTCCCGCACGCTCAATTGCTTGCTCGATCGTATCGACCGTTAACACGCCGAAACTGACCGGCACATCGTATTGCAGCGAGACCGAAGCCAAGCCTTTCACACACTCGCCGGCGACATATTCGAAATGCGGCGTGCCGCCTCTTATCACGGCGCCGAGAGCAATGATCGCATCGTATTGTTTACCGACGGCGACGCGTTGCACGACCATCGGCAGTTCGAATGCGCCCGGCGCCTTGACCAAGCAAATATCGTCTCGATTGGCGCCGTGACGGACCAACGCATCGATCGCGCCGGCTTCCAACTGCTCGACGATAAAACTGTTAAAGCGGGATGCAACGATGCAAAATTTACCGCCTTTTACTGACAAATGGCCTTCATAGGTTTTAATAGCCGACATCTAAACTCTCTATCTCTTGTTTTTCGATAGAAACGATCTTGTCAAGACCGTTTCCGTTAACTTCTCACTCATTACCGTGAGATCCGTAACCGCCGTTTTAACGACGTGCGTGGGAATGATAAAAATCCCGTCATTCCGCCATGGACCGGCGGAATCTAGTGCCATGGATGGCAAGCTTTTGAGGCCAATAGAGCCTGAAGCAAGCATTACTTATTACCGTCATGCCATCTTAGCTAATGTGACTTCGATACCATTTATTGTTACCTAACGCACTTGACTTTCCCTCACCTAGCGTTAGGTGAGGGACGATCTGGGGATCGCTCCCACAGAGCATCCTGCCCCTTGTGGGAGCGACGCCTTCGTCGCGATTTCGAAGCCTCTGATGTTCAATATCCGCAGATTTAACAAACAGCACCGTTTCCAATTATACGACGACCTCTGTTTAGCAAGTTTATCGATACTTGTGTATAACGGCGAGCGTAGGACCGTGGGAACGAGGAGTGCTCTGCCTTCGTCGCGACTAAATTTAAATACCGTTCTTACCCACATAATCGACGACTTCCAAATCGAAGCCCGCCAAACCGACATATTTTTTCTGAGTGCCGATCACCTTTAAGCGGTGCACGCCTAAATCCGCAAGGATTCTCGATCCC
It includes:
- a CDS encoding phosphatidylglycerophosphatase A, which produces MSIFLTDKIGKNELTAKTILTDPVLFLAFGFGSGLFKKAPGTMGTVAAIPVCWLFALAGNYFYYALTLAAVVAGVGICGMAAKRLGEHDFGGIVWDEVAGLLVTMLWVPFSWSALLVGFVLFRLFDIVKPWPIIWVDRKVSGGLGIMLDDILAGLMSGLILLVIADLGWL
- the thiL gene encoding thiamine-phosphate kinase, with protein sequence MPTAEFDLIERFFAVKKSSNAVTELGIGDDCALLSVPAGYRLAITADTMVENVHFLAGTDPYDLGYKLLAVNLSDLASMGAEPIAVTLALTLPDVDESWLERFAEGFFGLAAYYRIDLIGGDTTSGPLTLTVQAMGIVPEGQALLRSGARAGDGIYMTGKLGDAGLGLKIAQGHFSCSRQQAALERFNRPKPRVEEGLVLRNIARSCIDVSDGLAQDLGHILKQSGVGACLDWEGLPLSNAVKAYIEATGDWTMPLRAGDDYELCFTVPADKAELLTENFTRIGVIEDSPGLRIHRFGTTELLRVQGFEHFSH
- the nusB gene encoding transcription antitermination factor NusB; translation: MSQARTNARKAAVQALYQWQMTGQNLSAIEMQFLEEERLKDAQKSYFNELFHGIPKSLDVIDETLMQFVDRPVEAIDPVERAILRIGVYELMNRLDMPYRVVLNESINLAKCFGADGSHRYVNGILDKVAQQKRAVEIQAKNRKASDANG
- the ribE gene encoding 6,7-dimethyl-8-ribityllumazine synthase; amino-acid sequence: MSAIKTYEGHLSVKGGKFCIVASRFNSFIVEQLEAGAIDALVRHGANRDDICLVKAPGAFELPMVVQRVAVGKQYDAIIALGAVIRGGTPHFEYVAGECVKGLASVSLQYDVPVSFGVLTVDTIEQAIERAGTKAGNKGAEAAMSALEMVNLFQQLEA